The Limnospira fusiformis SAG 85.79 genomic interval ATAACTCCAGGATTGAAGCGGGGAACGGAAGGCGTGAGGTAGAACCTACTACCAAGACGCGACCACTGCCAACCATCTATGATTAGCAAGACCGAATGTCCGACTTGAACCATCGTAATACACTAGCAGCGAAATAGGTTGACACGCTGCGCTCAAAAGGGCAAGGGGAAAAGTAGGGGGTTCGTGCGACTACCTACACAGACCTTTAAAAGTACCCCGGCGGAGAGGACAAATCTAACGATGGAATGCCCATATAATCGGAACGTTGTAACCCCTCTAATGCTCTGCCTATAAACCAGTGAGTAATGCTATTCACAAGGCAGTAGTGAAAAATGTAAGCGCATGCTTAGAGGGTGAAGGATGTGACCAGAAGCTAAAGCCCAATTGTCATGGTTGGGATATGCCCACAGGTCACGGTGGGGATATAGATACTGCGGTCAGTAAGAGTATAATGGCGAGGACGAGTTTAAAGACTACGTGGTGCATATAGCTCTGAACATCGAAGTAGAAAGCAGGTCTCTTGATTCTGCTCCTTTGACAAATAGGGTATCCACACCAGGAGCCGTGTGATGGGAAACTATCAAGCACGGTTCTGAATGGGAGAGGGTGAAGGTGACTTCACTCTCGACCCCTAACCTTAGAGGGTGAAGGATGTGACCAGAAGCTAAAGCCCAATTGTCATGGTTGGGATATGCCCACAGGTCACGGTGGGGATATAGATACTGCGATAAGTAAGAGTGCTTATGACGTGAGCGAGTTTAAAGACTACGTGGTGCATATAGCTCTGAACATCGAAGTAGAAAGCAGGTCTCTTGATTCTGCTCCTTTGACAAATAGGGTATCCACACCAGGAGCCGTGTGATGGGAAACTATCAAGCACGGTTCTGAATGGGAGAGGGTGAAGGTGACTTCACTCTCGACCCCTAACCCTATAAGGGGAAAGGATGTGACTGAAAGCCAATGCCTAACTGTAATGGTTGGGATATGCCCACTAGTCACGGTGTGGATATAGAGACTGCGATAAGTAAGAGTGCTTATGACGTGAGCGAGTTTAAAGACTACGTGGTGTATATAGCTCCCAAAGTTGAAGTCACAAAGCAGGGGGTTGTAGCCCTGTTCCTAATGACAAATAGGGTGTCCACATCAGGAGCCGTGTGATGCGAAAGTATCAAGCACGGTTTTGAATGGGAGTTGGGGAAGGCGACTTCCATTTCGACCCCTACCGAAATGCTTTGACCGAATAAACCATGATTACCTACTATCCAAAATTCATTGTCCAAGCAGCCTGAAGAGAGACCTGAAACAATGGCTCAAAGCGGGTGTGCTAGATAACGGTGTATTTGAGGATACAGATGCAGGGACACCCCAAGGAGGGGTAATAAGTCCAATACTCGCCAACATCGCACTGGATGGCATGGTTAGGTTCATAGAAAAACTGTACCCTCAGAAAACAGACAATCGCCCTTATGCGACGGTCATAAGATATGCCGATGATTTTGTGGTTATCTCAAAAGACCTAGAAATCATTGAACAGTGCAAAACTGCTATCTCCGAATGGTTAAAACCTGTGGGACTAGAAATAAAACCCGAAAAAACTCGAATTTGTCACACACTCAAATCCATTGAGTATAATGGCAAGACTGAAGAACCTGGGTTTGATTTTATAGGATTCAATATCAGGCAATACCCAACAGGAAAATATAAGTCTGGGAAAACAGGTGGGGTAGCAAACCGATTAATCGGTCACAAGACCCACATTAAACCCAGTAAAAAGGCAGTTAAAGCCCATACTGAAGCGATAAAAGGTGTAATTGAAAAACATAAAACAGCACCTCAATCAGCCCTGATTAGCAAACTAAACCCAATCATAAGGGGATGGTCAAACTACTACTCAGGGGTAGTTTCAACAAAAACCTTCAATAAACTGGATAGCATAGTCTGGGTAATGTTACGGGCATGGACAGCATCAAGATGCGGAGAGGCAAGCCACGAAAAGCTAGGAAACTACTTCCATAAGGGAACGGTTAAACTTAGCAATGGGAAAGAAAAGCATGAATCTTGGTTATTCAAGACTAAGGATGGATATCAATTATGGAAACATAATTGGACTCCGATTGTTAGACATACCCTAGTGCGCCCTGACGCAACACCATATGATGGTAATTGGACTTACTGGGCAACCAGAAAAGGACAAGCAATCGACACGCCAAATAATGTAGCCAAACTACTCAAAAAGCAAAAAGGTAGGTGCGCCTGGTGTGGGCAATACTTTACCCCATCAGACATAATTGAAGTAGACCACATTGTACCTCGAAGCCTAGGCGGAAAGGATGTATAGCATTAGTTAAGGTGGTTAGGACGTAGCTTTGAGAACGGAATCCATGGCATCATGGAGAGAATCAAACTGCTCAATGCAGTGGCGAATACGGGCTTTCAGCCACGACCAACATTTCTCTATCTTCTTGAGGTCTGGCGAATAAGGTGGTAGATAGAGTAAACGGCATTGAGCTGCCTCCACCAGTTCAGCAATCCGCCCCCCTTTATGAAACGTTGCATTGTCCAATACTAGAGTCTGACCTGGCTTCAATGTTGGAATTAAGATGAACTCCAACCACAACTCAAACACTGTCCGATTACAACAACCCTCAAAGCTAAAGGGAGCTAAGAGTTGTTGATGACACCATGCGGCTATCATACTTACCCTGCCCTGCCTCTTCCCTGATTTGAGTGCATGGAAGCGTTTTCCTTCCTCGCAGTAACCATAAGGGTAATCCGAGTCCTGACTATTCATGGCGGCTTCATCGAGGTAGACCACTTCTTCCGGCTCCATCTGTTCAATCTGAGCCATAAACTCCTCTCGCTGTTGCTTCCAACGTTCTTGGTAGCCGTAAGTTTTTTTTCTGGTGAAGCCAATTTTCTTCAAGGCTCTGGATATGGTGCGAGGAGAGATGTCGTCATCCCAAAGTTCAGCCATTTGAGCGGAGGTTTTGTGGCCATGCTCTTGGGCAAAAGCCTTGAATTTATGCCAGTCGGTAATTTTGTGGTTATTGCCAGGTCGGTGATGAGGTTTAGGGAGGAAGTCTCCGGTCTGTGCTTTTCTTTGCAGCCAGAGATTAATGGTGTTCCTGCTGACATGGAAAACTTGACTGGCTTCTGTTTTGGGCATACCGTCTAGTTCAATGGCATCAATAACTTTTTGTCTGAGGTCGTAACTATAGGGGGCTGGCATTTTTGGTCTTCTTAGTCATCTCGTCCTCTCCATTATACGTCCTAAGTGTTCTGTCTTGTGCTATATACAAAAACCTTCAATTATTACACCGCCACTGTCATGACGATAAAACGGCGTTAGACAACGCCAACGCTGTATCCTTAACAATGGAGCAGTCAAACTAGGAGCCGTGTGAAGGGAAACTTTCACGCACGGTTTTGAATGGGAGGGGATGGAGGTGACTCCATTCTCGACCCCTAATTCTCCAAGACAAAGGTTTGAGCTTGTTAAGAACATTAAGGGAAACCTCAAAGCAAAACCACTGCGACGGGTGTGGATACCAAAACCTGGCAGGGATGAAAAACGCCCTCTAGGAATTCCCACAATCCAAGATAGAGCAAGGCAAGCCTTGGTTAAGTCGGCACTTGAGCCCGAATGGGAGTCAAGATTTGAAGGCACAAGCTATGGGTTCCGTCCAGGACGGTCAACCCAAGACGCAATAGCAATTAGGGGTCGAGAGTAGAGTCGCCTCTACCCCCTCCCATTCAGAACCGGACGTGAGACTTTCGCCTCATCCGGCTCCTAGTCTGATTGTTCCATTGTTAAGGATACAGCATTGGCGTTGTCTAACGCCGTTTTATCGTCGTGACAGTGGCGGTGTAACCTACATTCCGCAGGTTGACAGGGAATAAAAGATATGGTGCTAGTCTAGGCTAGAAAGGGTTCCTTCGAGCGGTAGGCTCTGGCGATGCAGATTAAAAATTTAGACCATCTGGGTTTAGTGGCTGGAGTGATTGACGAACTTGGCCTGGTCGAGTTGACGGATAAGCGGATTGAACCTCATAGCTTGGAGCATGTGAGTGCCGGACAAGTGGTTAAAGCCATGATTTTGAACGCCCTAGGCTTTCTCAGTGCACCGTTGCATTTATTCAGCGAGTTTTTTGAGAGTAAAGCGGTGTCTCATCTGCTCGGGGAAGGGGTAGAGGCTCGTCACTTGAATGACGACCGCTTAGGTCGAGTGTTGGATGAACTCTACGCAGAAGGGACGACATCATTTTTTCTCCAGGTGGCGCTCCAGGCTGTGGAACGATTTGGAATTGATATTCAACAGCGTCATCTCGATGCCACCTCGATCTCAGTAGAAGGGAAGTATCAGCGGTGCTCGAAGGGGAAATCCGAGGTAGGACTTGAGTCAGCTCCCCCCGGTGAGACATCAGCAGAACCCAGCCCAATTCGGCTGTGTCGAGGCTATTCCCGAGACCATCGTCCAGATTTGAAACAGTTTTTGATGACTCTAGTCTGTGCCGCCGACGGTGGCGTGCCGCTATGGTTGCAGTTGGCCAGTGGCAATGAACAGGACACTCAGCAGTTTGCAGAGGTGCTCAAGGCGTTTGGTGACCAATGGACTAGCGACGGTATCGTTGTGATGGATGCCGCCTTTTACACAGCAGCCAATCTGCAGCAGATGGAGACCACGGGGTGGCTATCACGGTGTCGCTGACCCTAAAAGCGGCTCAAGAGCTGGTGCACAGCGATGTCACCCGACTGACTGAAGTCCCCTGCAACTCCAAGGATTACCGGATGTGGGAGATTGAGCAGACCTATGCCGGAGTGCGCCAGCGCTGACGCCTTCGTCGAAAGCCAAACCCGCAAAGCCAATGCCGACCTCTGGCAACCCGAATTAGAGAAGCTCGAACACCGCCTCAACCGCCAATTGAAAAAGCTGACCCAGCGGGTCTTTGCTTGCAAACCCGATGCCCTCGAGGCCTTGATGCAGTTTCAAGATGGACTCGAGGTGCATCAGCTCACTCAGGTCTCCCTGGAGACGGTGCGGAAAGCGACCCCCCGGTCGTCCCGCCAAATCCGCCGAACCCACCCCAGTTCAGGGCTATCGGCTCCAGGCCACGTTACAGCAGACCGCCACGGCGGAAGACCGCTTTAGCCGTCAGCGTAGTCGCTTTATTCTAGCCACCAATCAACTGGAGCAATCCCTCTGGCCGGCTCAGACCTGCTTGAGCGAATATAAAGGGCAACAGACCGTCGAGAGAGGCTTTCGCTTCCTCAAAGACCCCCTCTTCTTTGCCAGTAGCGTCTTTGTCAAAAAGCCGCAGCGGGTCGAGGCCTTAGCTCTCATCATGGCCCTAACCCTTATGGTGTATACCCTCGCCGAACGCCAACTGCGACAGGCGCTAGATGCTCAGAAGCAAACGGTGCGCGACCAACGCCAACAACCCACCGCTAAACCGACCTTTCGCTGGATTATGCAGAAGTTTCAAGGAATCCACTGGGTTAATCTCGATGGGCAAAGGCAGATTAGCAATCTCAATGATGAACGGCGATTGATTATTCACCTCTTCGGTCCACCCGTTGAGCGCTATTACTACGCATCCGGTTAATTACCTATCAACCTGCGGAATGTAGGGTGTAATAATTGAAGGTTCTGGTATATAGCACAAGACAGAACACTTAGGACGTATAATGGAGAGGACGAGATGACTAAGAAGACCCAAAATGCCAGCCCCCTATAGTTACGACCTCAGACAAAAAGTTATTGATGCCATTGAACTAGACGGTATGCCCAAAACAGAAGCCAGTCAAGTTTTCCATGTCAGCCGGAACACCATTAATCTCTGGCTGCAAAGAAAAGCACAGACCGGAGACTTCCTCCCTAAACCTCATCACCGACCTGGCAATAACCACAAAATTACCGACTGGCAAAAATTCAAGGCTTTTGCCCAAGAGCATGGCGACAAAACAGCAGCTCAAATGGCTGAACTTTGGGATGACGACATCTCTCCTCGCACCATATCCAGAGCCTTGAAGAAAATTGGCTTCACCAGAAAAAAAACTTACGGCTACCAAGAACGTGATGAGCAACAGCGAGAGGAGTTTATGGCTCAGATTGAACAGATGGAGCCGGAAGAAGTGGTCTACCTCGATGAAGCCGCCATGAATAGTCAGGACTCGGATTACCCTTATGGTTACTGCGAGGAAGGAAAACGCTTCCATGCACTCAAATCAGGGAAGAGGCAGGGCAGGGTAAGTATGATAGCCGCATGGTGTCATCAACAACTCTTAGCTCCCTTTAGCTTTGAGGGTTGTTGTAATCGGACAGTGTTTGAGTTGTGGTTGGAGTTCATCTTAATTCCAACATTGAAGCCAGGTCAGACTCTAGTATTGGACAATGCAACGTTTCATAAAGGGGGGCGGATTGCTGAACTGGTGGAGGCAGCTCAATGCCGTTTACTCTATCTACCACCTTATTCGCCAGACCTCAACAAGATAGAGAAATGTTGGTCGTGGCTGAAAGCCCGTATTCGCCACTGCATTGAGCAGTTTGATTCTCTCCATGATGCCATGGATTCCGTTCTCAAAGCTGCGTCCTAACCACCTTGACTAATGCTATACATCCTTTCCGCCTAGGCTTCGAGGTATAGCACAAAACAGGAAAGTTAGGACGTATAATGGAGAGGACGAGATGACTAAGAAGACCCAAAAAGCCAGCCCCCTATAGTTACGACCTCAGACAAAAAGTTATTAATGCAATTGAACTAGACGGTATGCCCAAAACATAAGCCAGTCAACTTTTCCATGTCAGCCGGAACACCATTAATCTCTGGCTGCAAAGAAAAGCACAGACCGGAGACTTCCTCCCTAAACCTCATCACCCACCTGGCAATAACCACAAAATTACCGACTGGCAAAAATTCAAGGCTTTTGCCCAAGAGCATGGCCACAAAACCTCCGCTCAGATGGCTGAACTTTGGGATGACGACATCTCTCCTCGCACCATATCCAGAGCCTTGAAGAAAATTGGCTTCACCAGAAAAAAAAACTTACGGCTACCAAGAACGTTGGAAGCAACAGCGAGAGGAGTTTATGGCTCAGATTGAACAGATGGAGCCGGAAGGGTTGGTTTACCTCGATGAAGCTGGCATGAATAGTCAAGACTCCGATTATCCTTATGGTTACTGCCAGGAAGGACAACGCTTCCATGCCCTCAAATCAGGGAAGAGGCAGGGCAGGGTGAGCTATAGCATTAGTCAAGGTGGTTAGGACGCAGCTTTGAGAACGGAATCCATGGCATCATGGAGAGAATCAAACTGCTCAATGCAGTGGCGAATACGGGCTTTCAGCCACGACCAACATTTCTCTATCTTGTTGAGGTCTGGCGAATAAGGTGGTAGATAGAGTAAACGGCATTGAGCTGCCTCCACCAGTTCAGCAATCCGCCCCCCTTTATGAAACGTTGCATTGTCCAATACTAGAGTCTGACCTGGCTTCAATGTTGGAATTAAGATGAACTCCAACCACAACTCATATCAAGTCCGGATAATCAATTATAGTAAAGTCTCGGTTTGATGCCACCAATGAAAACTGGTCAAGCCTCGAATTAATTCGCGCTGTTTCCACAAACTTCGGCAGCGAGCACACAAGAGTTCCTCTAGCTGATCAAGATTCTCAAATGAACGATTGGCAATGGGTTCATCTACCAGAGGCCACAGTCTTTCTGCTGGTTGTAGTTCCGGGGAATGGGACGGTAGAAACATTAAATGCAGTCCTTCGGGTACTTTCAGATTCTTACTGATATGCCATCCGGCTTGATCAACCACTAACATAATGTGTTGATTTGGACCTAATTTAAATTCGGCAGCAAACTCCTGTAACACTCGACTAAATAGAGTTGTATTGACGTAAGGTATAATCCACCAATAAGTCTCTCCCGTTTCCGGTCTCACAAAACCATATAGCCATAACCACTCGAATTTCCAATTAATATGGGCGAGTGGTTGACAATCTTCCGCTACATAAATACGTCGCATCACCGGTTTGAGTCCCAGACGGTGTTCATCTTCGCTTCACAATTGCACCTGTGCATCAGGGTATCTCCGGCGAAGTCCCTCTAACTCCGTTACCAGTTTTTTTTTCCAGGCTTGCTGCTCGTCTTCGTCACTTTCGGTGTGAGCCGGTCTCGGTACACGAAGCCGAAATGTCATTTGTCGCAGAATCTCCCATCCCCTTTGTCGGCTAATTTTTCGTCCAGTTACTCCTGTCAACCAGTCTGCCACCTGGCGACCGTTCCACAGTCCCCCATCCGGCGCTGTTCCTTGCAGGGCTTGCCATAACTGAGCTTGAGTCACATCATCAATTAACGGTGGATGTCCGGGATTTCCTTTTCGGCGCGCACCCAGCCCTTTTAATCCCAATTGGTTGTATCTCTTTACCAATTCATAAATCCAGATGCGACTGTAGCCCGTAATTTCTTGGACTTCCTCCGTGGTCTTCCCCTTAGCCAACAACCAAATAATTTGATATTGGCGACTTTCCAAGCCCTCTTGGGCTTGGTGATCAGCCCGGCCAAGTTCTTCGGTACTTAAGTGGGGAGCTATACTAATTCGTCTGGGCATAACGCAAGTTTGGCATTGGTCACTGATATTATAACCGATTAAGCGAACTTGATATCAAACACTGTCCGATTACAACAACCCTCAAAGCTAAAGGGAGCTAAGAGTTGTTGATGACACCATGCGGCTATCATACTTACCCTGCCCTGCCTCTTCCCTGATTTGAGTGCATGGAAGCGTTTTCCTTCCTCGCAGTAACCATAAGGGTAATCCGAGTCCTGACTATTCATGGCGGCTTCATCGAGGTAGACCACTTCTTCCGGCTCCATCTGTTCAATCTGAGCCATAAACTCCTCTCGCTGTTGCTTCCAACGTTCTTGGTAGCCGTAAGTTTTTTTTTCTGGTGAAGCCAATTTTCTTCAAGGCTCTGGATATGGTGCGAGGAGAGATGTCGTCATCCCAAAGTTCAGCCATTTGAGCTGCTGTTTTGTGGCCATGCTCTTGGGCAAAAGCCTTGAATTTCTGCCAGTCGGTAATTTTGTGGTTATTGCCAGGTCGGTGATGAGCTTTAGGGAGGAAGTCTCCGGTCTGTGCTTTTCTTTGCAGCCAGAGATTAATGGTGTTCCTGCTGACATGGAAAACTTGACTGGCTTCTGTTTTGGGCATACCGTCTAGTTCAATGGCATCAATAACTTTTTGTCTGAGGTCGTAACTATAGGGGGCTGGCATTTTTGGTCTTCTTAGTCATCTCGTCCTCTCCATTATACGTCCTAAGTGTTCTGTCTTGTGCTATATATGGCCCCATGGTGTCATCAACAACTCTTAGCTCCCTTTAGCTTTGAGGGTTGTTGTAATCGGACAGTGTTTGAGTTGTGGTTGGAGTTCATCTTAATTCCAACATTGAAGCCAGGTCAGACTCTAGTATTGGACAATGCAACGTTTCATAAAGGGGGGCGGATTGCTGAACTGGTGGAGGCAGCTCAATGCCGTTTACTCTATCTACCACCTTATTCGCCAGACCTCAACAAGATAGAGAAATGTTGGTCGTGGCTGAAAGCCCGTATTCGCCACTGCATTGAGCAGTTTGATTCTCTCCATGATGCCATGGATTCCGTTCTCAAAGCTGCGTCCTAACCACCTTGACTAATGCTATACAACGAAACACCTACTCTTCCCCTTGCTCTTTTGAGCGCAGCGTGTCAACCTATTTCGCTACTTATAGTTTACGATGGTTCAAGTCGGAACATTCAGATTTCCTTAGTCATGGATGGTTGGCAGTGGTCGGATTGTTGGGAATAGGTTTCCCTCACGCCTTCCGTTCCCCGCTTCTATCCCAGGGTTGTGAATCCTGAAACTGGGGGTGGCTATCGCCGTCACTCTTTCCCGCAATCGCCCTAATTGGTTTTAATACTCCTTCTTGTAGTCGTTGGGTATTCGATTTGATTTGCGGAATTGACCTTGAGTTCCCAGCCTTGCTTTCGCTGTTGGGACATATAAACAGTTATGGGGATGGTCAGAGTCGAGCCTCTTATATTCAGCCAAGGGGCTGAAATACCCACCAGGGGGTTATTTCGGGTATTGCAACTTTATTTAATGCCTGAATGTCTCGCACCGCTGCTTACTATTTACGATGGTTCAAGTCGGAACATTCAGATTTCCTTAGTCATGGATGGTTGGCAGTGGTCGTTTTTGGTAGTAGGTTCTACTTCACGCCTTCCGTTCCCCGCTTCTATCCCAGGGTTGTGAATCCTGAAACTGGGGGTGGCTATCGCCGTTACTCTTTCCCACATTCGCCCAAGTGGTTTTAATACTCCTCCTTATGGTATAATTGAGCATTACGATTTCTTTGTGGGATTGACCTTGAGTTCCCTGCCCTACTTAGATTCCTCCAAGCGTCGGGACATATAAACAGTTATGGGAATGGTCAGGAGTGCACTCCTTATATTCAACCAAGGGGTTGAAGTACCC includes:
- a CDS encoding group II intron reverse transcriptase, whose translation is MNGSWGRRLPFRPLPKCFDRINHDYLLSKIHCPSSLKRDLKQWLKAGVLDNGVFEDTDAGTPQGGVISPILANIALDGMVRFIEKLYPQKTDNRPYATVIRYADDFVVISKDLEIIEQCKTAISEWLKPVGLEIKPEKTRICHTLKSIEYNGKTEEPGFDFIGFNIRQYPTGKYKSGKTGGVANRLIGHKTHIKPSKKAVKAHTEAIKGVIEKHKTAPQSALISKLNPIIRGWSNYYSGVVSTKTFNKLDSIVWVMLRAWTASRCGEASHEKLGNYFHKGTVKLSNGKEKHESWLFKTKDGYQLWKHNWTPIVRHTLVRPDATPYDGNWTYWATRKGQAIDTPNNVAKLLKKQKGRCAWCGQYFTPSDIIEVDHIVPRSLGGKDV
- a CDS encoding IS630 family transposase, whose protein sequence is MPAPYSYDLRQKVIDAIELDGMPKTEASQVFHVSRNTINLWLQRKAQTGDFLPKPHHRPGNNHKITDWHKFKAFAQEHGHKTSAQMAELWDDDISPRTISRALKKIGFTRKKTYGYQERWKQQREEFMAQIEQMEPEEVVYLDEAAMNSQDSDYPYGYCEEGKRFHALKSGKRQGRVSMIAAWCHQQLLAPFSFEGCCNRTVFELWLEFILIPTLKPGQTLVLDNATFHKGGRIAELVEAAQCRLLYLPPYSPDLKKIEKCWSWLKARIRHCIEQFDSLHDAMDSVLKATS
- a CDS encoding IS630-like element ISAtsp1 family transposase; amino-acid sequence: MPAPYSYDLRQKVIDAIELDGMPKTEASQVFHVSRNTINLWLQRKAQTGDFLPKPHHRPGNNHKITDWQKFKAFAQEHGDKTAAQMAELWDDDISPRTISRALKKIGFTRKKTYGYQERDEQQREEFMAQIEQMEPEEVVYLDEAAMNSQDSDYPYGYCEEGKRFHALKSGKRQGRVSMIAAWCHQQLLAPFSFEGCCNRTVFELWLEFILIPTLKPGQTLVLDNATFHKGGRIAELVEAAQCRLLYLPPYSPDLNKIEKCWSWLKARIRHCIEQFDSLHDAMDSVLKAAS